In Candidatus Pelagibacter sp. RS39, the following proteins share a genomic window:
- the hisF gene encoding imidazole glycerol phosphate synthase subunit HisF → MLKKRIIPVLLLKNGRMVKGKNFKNYIDTGDPNKAVDIYSSQDADELIFINISKDDISKKKFLEILNRSSKECIMPLCAGGGITNSEDVKELIELGADKVLLNTILTTDLSVIKDISSKFGAQCIVAAIDYKRNNKTGELEVWSNCGKVLTKLNFFDHIQNIERLGVGEIFINSIDCDGMMSGYDIEISKIVSEKFNTPTIFSGGAGNFKDLIELFKKTQASAAACSSLFHFNDYNPIQIRSYLNNNGVKMRKLK, encoded by the coding sequence ATGTTAAAAAAAAGAATTATTCCTGTTTTGCTTTTAAAAAATGGTAGAATGGTAAAAGGAAAAAATTTTAAAAATTATATCGATACTGGTGATCCTAATAAGGCAGTGGATATTTATAGTTCTCAGGATGCAGATGAATTAATATTTATAAACATATCTAAAGATGATATTTCTAAAAAAAAATTTTTAGAAATATTGAATAGATCATCAAAAGAATGCATAATGCCGCTTTGTGCTGGAGGAGGAATAACTAACTCAGAAGATGTTAAAGAATTAATTGAATTAGGAGCTGACAAAGTTCTTTTAAATACAATTTTAACAACAGATTTAAGTGTAATTAAAGACATTTCCTCAAAATTTGGAGCACAATGTATTGTTGCTGCGATAGATTATAAAAGAAATAATAAAACTGGTGAATTAGAGGTTTGGTCAAATTGTGGAAAAGTTTTAACAAAATTAAATTTTTTTGATCACATTCAAAATATAGAAAGATTAGGAGTTGGTGAAATATTTATTAATTCAATTGATTGTGATGGAATGATGAGTGGGTATGATATAGAAATATCAAAAATTGTTTCTGAAAAATTTAATACACCCACAATTTTTTCAGGTGGAGCTGGCAATTTTAAAGATCTAATCGAATTATTTAAAAAAACACAAGCTTCGGCAGCTGCCTGTTCCAGTTTATTTCATTTTAATGATTATAATCCAATCCAGATAAGATCATATTTAAATAATAATGGTGTCAAAATGAGGAAATTAAAGTAA
- the hisH gene encoding imidazole glycerol phosphate synthase subunit HisH, whose amino-acid sequence MIGIINFGYGNIQSIINALDEIEVGSKVIKNPKDILKFSKIILPGVGSFKTCFQELVKMGWKHEIDEYLNKEKYLLGICLGMQLMFEWGEEDGGSEGLNLFKGKVSKLEASNLEKVPHVGWNNISLKKKSHLFKNINEDVDYYFTHSYMCVPENKSDITATFQYGLENVIVASVSNEKNIYGTQFHPEKSPPNGLRILKNFDNL is encoded by the coding sequence ATGATTGGTATAATTAACTTTGGTTACGGAAATATACAATCTATTATTAATGCTTTAGATGAGATTGAAGTAGGCTCGAAAGTAATTAAAAACCCTAAAGACATATTGAAATTTAGCAAGATTATTTTACCAGGAGTCGGATCTTTTAAAACTTGTTTTCAAGAGTTGGTTAAAATGGGATGGAAACATGAAATAGATGAATATTTAAATAAAGAAAAATATTTGTTAGGAATATGTTTAGGAATGCAGCTTATGTTTGAATGGGGTGAAGAAGATGGAGGCTCAGAAGGTCTTAACTTATTTAAAGGTAAAGTTTCTAAACTAGAAGCTAGCAATTTAGAAAAAGTTCCTCATGTTGGTTGGAATAATATAAGTTTAAAAAAAAAAAGTCATTTATTTAAAAATATAAATGAAGATGTAGATTATTATTTTACTCATTCTTATATGTGTGTTCCAGAAAATAAATCAGATATTACTGCTACTTTTCAATATGGATTAGAAAATGTAATTGTTGCTTCAGTCTCAAATGAAAAAAATATCTATGGAACGCAGTTTCACCCAGAAAAAAGCCCTCCTAACGGCCTGAGAATTTTAAAAAATTTTGACAATTTATAA